In Alosa alosa isolate M-15738 ecotype Scorff River chromosome 10, AALO_Geno_1.1, whole genome shotgun sequence, the genomic stretch ctcaccccatccctctctctccctcaccccatccctctctccctcaccccatccccctctctctctctcctccctcaccccatctctctctctccctccctcaccccatctctctctctccccccctctcccatcctctctctctccctcaccccatctctctctctctccctcaacccatccctctctctccctcaccccatccctctctccctcaccccatccctctctctcctcctcacccctctctcctcctcaatttatctctctctcctcaccccatctctctctctctctccctcaccccatccctctctcctcaccccatctctctctctctctccctcaccccatccctctctctctctctttcccctctgccTTTTCCATGCCCACTGCACTGCAGGATTCAAAAGGTGGTTTCCAGCTGAGGCCGGCTAGATGTTGTGTCCAGCTGAGGCCGGCTAGATGTTGTGCCCAGATGGCCACTCTCCCCGGGAGTCGCAGGCCCTTCTTCCACGCCGTCtttttctcatccctcctcGGATCCCCACAGCACCATAGTGTTCTCTTGGCTGCGGCAGTGTCTTGCCTGTTGTCTTTGGACTTGCCTCTGGTAACTTATTGGTGCTCAAGCACAGCTGGCGTTTCATGAAATATTCAGCAATCCCCCCTCCGTAGCTTCTGCTTGGCTCCATTTTCTCTCTGCTGGCCGAGACGCCCAGACCGGACCGGCCAACGCAGGACAGAGAGGGCCAGCACATTAGACTGCACTTACAGCCATTTTGCAGTTACAGATAGGACGCCATGCTGCTGAGTGGGACTCCAACGTGCTAGAAAACAGCAACAGGAAGCTCCCAAAGTATCCACGTGATTTATAGTTGCACTGTGAGCTCTGACAGTCCCAGATCAATAATAACATCGTGGAAGGTGAATCAGGAGCATTTGAACAGCTTAGCCGGCGAAGATTCGACTTTTAATTGCAGTCAAGATCCCTTTCGTAGTGATTAGAAAATAATCATATTGACTGGTGCTCAGTGAAGCCTGACATCTCCTTGGCCAATGGCATCTCCTTGGCCAATGGCATCTCCTTGGCACAATGGCATCTCCTTGGCCAATTGCATCTCCTTGGCATGCTGGATTCTAGTCTATGCACTGGGCCGTTAGTCCTGCACGATATTTATAGAGCTGTGCGAATGGTGTACCATAGGCCAGGACTGTTGGGGCCCGGCGCCCGCGCCCAGTATCAGATTAACCATTACCGCCAAGAAGCCTCCAAGAACGGCTGGCCCAGCGGTCAGCCTCTGGAGGGATCGCCAAGGCTGAATTACCTCAGTGTGCCTCGCCTGCCCTCCCCTTCAATAATATTTGGCCTGTTCTGTCTAAGATTAGCTAAACCTCTCCAATCCACAGTGATTACACTGTTTCTTAATATGTCAGctcttttagtgtgtgtgtgtgtgtgtgtgtgtgtgtctagatttccTTTTTATTTGCTAACCATTTAGACATTGAATACAGAATGAATGTGACACatgttatgtgttgtgtggACATTGTCGCTACGCTCTGTAAAAATGCTAATTGTATCATTTTAGCGTGGAGGGATTAGCACGAATCCCGTGTCCATGGGCTGAAGATGCCGTTAATTGAGCTAATCGGAATTTGAGCCGCGCTCTGCGGATTCAACTGCCCGTCCTGATAAAGCATTCCCATGTCAGCATGATGGCAGAGAGCGAAAGGCCAGATCCCATTAACTCTGGGCTGGACATCCATAAATCATCTACCCTGtaatggctctgtgtgtgtgtgtgtgtgtgtgtgctgtgtgtggggaTGGGAACAGAATCAGGGCGGGCAATATAGAAACTGTCCTTCATGGCGTCAGTGGTAGCCTGGGTCAAATCAGAGGAAACCAAAGCATTTGGATCACCAgcgcacatcaacacacacacacacacacaccatatatgcCCTACCCACTGGAGGCAGGCATTGGCCAGATGATGTGATGCAGGGTGTGGATGACCTTGTGTTTTGGTGGTGTGCGACCTtgtgttgtggtggtgtgtgacCTTGTGTGTGAGCGCATCTGTTGGTGTGGTCTCTCGCAGGTGCACCAGTACTACAGCTCCCTGCCAGAGGATAAGGTGCCCTACGTGAACAGCCCTGGAGAGAAGTACCGCATCAAGCAGCTGCTGCACCAGCTACCCCCACACGACAATGAGGTGAGAACACCCTCGCCCACCCACCCCATCCCTACCTCGCCCCACACCACCCACTTACCACCTCCTGcccgcaccccaccccacccttttGGCTCTGCCTCCCTAGAAAGGTCGCATCACACAGGGGGCGGGTGCACACATAACATGGGGTGGTGTGAGTTCTTTTGTGTCCGTGTGTagatgagaaagtgtgtgatgtaagtaagtgtgtaaatgaggaggtgtgtgtgtgtgtttttttattttttttttatttatgtcaGGCAGAaaacctgtgtatgtgtgtgtgtgtttgtttttatttgtgtgtgtgtgtgtgtgaccgtatGTGTAGAAAGATGTGCACTGACAGCACTGACCTCTCTCTTCCGGCTCCTCGCCCATGCAGAAGCGGCACACAACTCCTGGGCGGCCCGAGGCAGCAGGCTCCATCTGGCCCAGCCAGCGCCAGCGCGGCGGAATCTGGGTCGCGGAAATGTGAGACCCTTCCCTGTGACAATGACTGGGGCCATCTGTGAGCAGGTAACCACCCCATccacaccctcctcctcctctaccgctccccctccccctctctcctgccaTTTGTGAGTCCCTCTCAGGATACAGTTAGCACCGAGCTGTCAGTTTAAAATAGCAAATAGCCCAAaagcgcgcgcgcgcgcgcacacacacacacacacacacatgtgccactTCCTCTGCTCCCTTAAACAGCAGTGGCACAGGAATGCAGGAACCGACGGAGGTGACATCAGAATGAAAATAAACCAGGGGATATTTCaagatattttgtgtgtgtgtgtatgtttttcgCCCTCTACATAACTCCACTCCAACTCAAGCGGCTGATGACATTAAAGTGGATTTCCTTCTATGACCTTCAGCCTTGTCAGCTGCACTGATGCCACGTTGACAattttcctttatttttttcagatttttttcggTTCTTCTTTTATACCTTTTTTCTTCAAACGTTTATAAGTAAACACAGACGGTTTTGACTGTTCCTTGAAATACGCTTGTgccggtctgtgtgtgtgtgtgtgtgttattctacCGCAGTGCCAAAAATGAGCTTCCCAAGAGGTTAGTAAAGACAAGCTGAAACGCAGAGTGTTCTCTCCTTGACAGAAGCCCATTGCTGACCTCAGTGTTCAGAATGTAGGCGTTGGCTTCGCCCGGTCCTGTATGGCCATGCATTCCCCTGATTTACTGTATGGCCCATTCTCCATGCATTCCCCTGATTTACTGTATGCCTGCCCCCTGAGCAGACCGTGTTgtcagggaggggggagggagcagATTGCTTGAGTGGACACTCTTTGATAACGCATATTGATTTAATCCTCATCCACCCACCACCCCACTCCTGACCTCTATAAGTCAGCGAGGTAGTGTGCTACTTGGATAACCTGATTTTGCCCTCCTCTCATACTTTTCATatcctttctctcttgctctctctctccttctctctctctccctctccttctctttttctctctctgtccctctctctctctctctctctctctctccctctttctctcttgctctctctctctccctccctttcatctctttctctgctctctctctctctctctctctctctctccccccctccctggcaccaaacatacacatacacacatatactaatTGCTcttttaattcttttttttttcttgaaataTTTAATCAGTCACTTTGGACAGAAATGTCTTTAAACTGAACTGCACCATCACTGTAAACTGTATACCATAGTGGTTGAGTTCTATGTTCTAACGGTTCCCTGCAttttctcccctcccccctctcctcccccctccctcggTCAGTGCGGTGGGCAGATAACCGGTGGTGACATTGCGGTGTTTGCGTCGCGGGCAGGACACGGCGTGTGCTGGCACCCGCGCTGCTTCGTGTGCAGCATGTGCGACGAGCTGCTGGTGGACCTCATCTACTTCCACCAGGACGGCAAGATCTATTGTGGCCGCCACCACGCAGAGAGACTCAAGCCCCGATGCTCCGCCTGCGACGAGGTGCGCCTGCACACACTCTGTACACAaagagactgacacacacacacacacacacacacacacacacacacacacacacacacacacacacaaagagacggacacacaaaataacactggacacacacacacactcacacacaaagagactgacacacaaaataacacaggacacacacacacacaatcacacactaatCCTCTGAACATGACCTCTTGTTATCACTCTGCACACCACAGCCTTCAGAGACAGCCTAAagacgacccccccccccacacacacacacacacacacacacacacacattgcatagGTCTGTAAACTGGGTTGGATTAACGTTGACTGACATAAAGATTATGCAATTTAATATCATACTGTTGCAGATGCAGACTTTTGTTTTGAAAGGGATTTTAAAAACTTTAAACAGCTTCACAGTAGCCTAATGCTCTTGACTGCAAGAATGTTTTCGATTCTGAGATATTCATGTTAGCAGTTGAAAGAGGGGCTAAGATTTGCAAAACCACAAAGTGCCTCTCAGACCATATGTGTGGATAGAGTATGTGTGTCGATGGAAGCTTTTATGAAGGCTATTCCACCGCCTGTTGCGCCGTTAGCACACAGTTTTAGAAAGACAACGTTTTCTTTTCCGTGTCTCCTAAGAAGTATTCATTCCCCCCTTTCCTCCTcagtctgttcttttttttaactagCTTCAAAGACAGAGCCAGTGAAAAATGTAACTTGACCTCACATCTCCTGCAGAGGGGTAAGAGAGGACGCAGTTTCAGAGGCTGGAACAGGGCCACAGCCAGGCCCCCAAGCCTTCTGCACTATCTCCTCCATCCCGTCCTGTCGCCCTTCTGCCCCACGGTTGCCCCGCCACCATTCCGCTACAGACAGATACTGTGGTTTGATGTACGGTCcgctatcttttttttttatggttcctgcattttttttctatctatctctccgaCAGATCATTTTCGCGGACGAGTGCACAGAGGCGGAGGGTCGCCACTGGCACATGAAGCACTTCTGCTGCTTCGAGTGCGAGACGGTGCTGGGCGGACAGCGCTACATCATGAAGGAGGGTCGCCCTTACTGCTGCGGCTGCTTCGAGTCCCTCTACGCCGAGTACTGCGACTCCTGCGGGGAGCACATCGGTGAGTGGACACATCCGTCAGGGCCGTCGTTGCCGTGACTATTTGGAAACGCTGAGGCACTCTGTATGGGCTGAGCAGTGTAAAATGGGGCGAATCTGTGGTGCAAAATAAGACAAATCGGCCTGGCATCAGCGGTGGCAGGGGTGCGTCCTCTCAAACAGGCCTCACGGGAGCACTGACCCGGATCTGAGCACTTAGTTTGAAAGTTAGTTTGGAACATGATTTAGTAGGGCCAAAGAAAGTAAGCTCTTAGCAGGTACCTTGGGTTTAGGGTTTTGTATAACAGCAAGTCCTAACTGCAAGCGTTGCGAGCGGACATTAGCTAAAATCTGTTTAAttacattgttttcaattgAAATATCCTAACAGTATGTGTCGcaatgctgtgctgtgcagcgcCATGCAACACCCTACTTcaattttctttctgtctcttacaAAGCTCTGCTGTTTTGAATGACAGATATGACTCAGTAGAAGGACATATTTAACGGATTCAGTGTAGACAGAGAGCATTTAATGGTACAAGACAGTAGCTCGCATGGATGGCACGGACAGTAGCTCGCACGGATGCTGTCGGTGTACCATGTAAGAGTGTTGTCTCTCGTCTCCCGAGTTCAAGCAGAGTGCAGAGCACACAGGTGTCTCTCCTGCCCCCTGCGTAACACTCCCCCGCGTAACACTCTTTGCTTGGAGGCCTCGTTTTTTGCTCCAGTGGTTTTCCACAGCTGCATGTGGGCACCTCGCTCAAGACGTTTTTGGGTTGTAATTATCTGCTTGATGGGATGCCGAGAGTATTTCAGTAAAAGCTGATTATAAACTAAAATGTCCAGACACAGACATTGAAAATACGTCGTGGAATACCAGATGTAGGCTAGGTTGAACCAGTTTCCCCTCTGTTACTCATTACATTAATACAGATCATTTAAGGGAACATATTTACCACAGATGTCCATGGCAGAGGGGAGACATCTTGTAATGTCACTGAATTGGTTCAACATACTTTTAAATGGAGTATTACAGGATTTGATAGTGTAGCATGAGCAGTTTCAGCAGAGTAGTTAAGGATTTGTGTAGGTGTCTATGTACATAAGGTGCATAACAGGGAGCCTTAACTAATTAAAATGTATTCTCTCCACCATGGTAGGTATTGACCAGGGCCAGATGACCTATGATGGTCAGCACTGGCACGCCACTGAGGCGTGTTTCTGCTGCGCTCGCTGTAAGAAGTCCCTCCTGGGCCGGCCCTTCCTGCCAAAGCAGGGTCAGATCTTCTGCTCTCGGGCCTGCAGCGTGGGCGAGGACCCCAACGGCTCCGACTCCTCCGACTCGGCCTTCCAGAGCGCCCGCTCACGGGAGTCCCGTCGCTGTGCCAAGGCAGGCAAGAACGGGAACGTCCACGCGACCAACGGACATGCCAACGGCGTAGGACAGGACCAGCAGGGGCGCTTCTCGGCAGACGTGGACCCGCTGTCCCTGCAGATGGACCTGCTGAGCCTGTCCAGCCAGACGCCCAGTCTGACGCGGGAGCCACCCAGCTGGAAGGGTCATGGTGAGGCGTACCCGTACGAGAGCCGCGCCAACACCACCCCCAGCCCCCTGCAGCTGCTTAGCCAGTGCAACATCAGGACGAGCTACAACCCCACGCCCACCTCAGGAAAAGCCGGCGAACAGCGGGCAAAGGACCCTGGCCACCTGAACAAGAGACCCCCCATATCGGCCCTCAAAGGGCACTCCTTCAACGAGAACTGGTACAGCGGACCAGACGACTACTCCCCGCCAAAGTTGAAAACGCAGCCCAGCTTCAACGATGTGTCCCATAACGGCTTCTCAGAGAAGCGCTCGGTCAGCCTACACGTGTTCCAGAGGGACCGGGACCTGGACACTCAGGGAGGACGGAGCAGGAACCCGATCAGTGCACTTAGTTTTACCGAGCAACTCACACCTCTTGAGCAAACTCCAAGAGGCTCCATGGAGTCATTAGCCTTGTCTAATGCCACAGGTATGTGCAGATTTCATCTGAAAGTCACTTAATATGTGAGGATGGCCTTAAGTATTTCTGTATTTGGAGTTTGTGGAAAGTGAGTCATTTTAGTGGTGTTTCATGTTCGGTAATAGACAGAAAAAGTCAACTGAATTTTGGGTTGTGTGCGCCAGTTCAACTTTTTGCTGTAGAAATAAACACAGGCTTAGTGCGCCGAAATGAAATGTGCAATTAAGAGAGTTTACCCACTCTTTATAGACCAAGCTTGTGCTGGTCCCCATATTTAAAGACCAAGTGGCATTGTCATGTAATTCCAAGAGTGAAAGACTAGCATTTTCCTTGATTACTTCTGTCTCCTCGTGTGATGGTGTGGCCACCTATCatatttctgtttgtgtgttggtgcaCAGGGACATCAGCCGATGGAGGTGGCAAGCGTCAGGAGCAACTGTCTCGCTTCTCCATGCCTGACCTCAGCAAAGACTCAGGCATGAACGTGTCAGAGAAGAGCAACATGGGCACGCTCAACTCCTCGGTCCAGTTTCGCAGCTCCGAGTCGCTGCGCAGCCTGACCTCGGTGCAGCCCTACATGGAGATGGACGTCCCCGTGGCGGTCAAGTACCCGCTGCAGTACCACCACCAGCCCTCGGTCGTGAGCGCCCTGCCGCCCGGCTTCGCCTACCAGGAGGAGGACCGGCTAAGTTTGGTGAGCAATGCCAACAGCGCCCGTTTGCCCGCCATGAGTGACCGGGAGCGCGGAATGCGAGGGGGACGAGGTAACGGCCCAGTGGAGGAGCCAAGACGCcggcaccaccatcaccaccggCGATCCAGGCGCTCACGGCGCTCCCGCTCGGAGAACGCCCTCAACCTGGCCGCCGATCGCCGGGTGCCCGCACACGAACGGCCACAGCGGCGCGTGTGCGAGGACTATGACCGCTTCCCCCCACCGCGAGGCCAGCAGGACGCCCTGGgcggcagaggaggaggagggggcagccATTTCCGGCAGCAGCCCTTCCGGCAGTGCCCTCGGACCACCTCGGACCTGACGCTCCAGAACGCGGCTGCGCTGCGGCCGAGGGGCCTGCGCCTTGGCTGGGACGACTACGAGGACTACGCCGACGAGGACGACTGGTGCTCCACGTGCTCCTCCTCGTCCGAATCGGACGATGAGGGATTCTTCCTGGGCGAGCCCATCCCGCGGCCCATGCAGCTGCGCTACATGACCAGCGAGGAGCTCCTACAGAAGTACAGCTCCGGAGGACTGGCTGGCCCTGGACAGATCGGCAGCCGAGGGCAGCTGCACACGCGCAAGCGCAGGAAAAGCAAGAACTGCATCATCTCCTAACTGAAGCCACGCAGGGTAGTGACCAGGTCACACTCGTTGTAGCTTATCCATCTACCCctgaaaagaagaaaataaaacacttgcacaaaagcattttcaacTCTGTTTAAAAAAGAGACACCACTCAAAAACACGTTTTAAGTATTGTGAGATAACAGTGAGTGAGTCACAGTAGGTTAATCCGTCGACATCacaaatgttttgcatgtttgcttttttcttctgtttctgGTTTGATATTACAATGTCATTACTGAGTATTATATTTCAAACAGCTTCTACTGCATTTTGAAGGTCTGCTATGCCATCATATTGTACTTATCAAAAGCCAATGTGCAATGGTTCTAAATGTCTTTTATCCGCCTTCGTAACAGTCCTGTATGGTTCAGCTTATTCCTGCAATGTGGATTTCTTAAGTATCATTTTAGGCTATTATAAGGTGTAtataaatgaattaatgaattcaCTAAGTTAAGGATGTAATGTAAATACATTGTAAATGATGTACCACaaattttatattttgtattgATAGAATTGTTTATGTATTATATATAATGTAGAAATAGAAAAGCATGCACATTAATTTGCTGATTTTTGTCCTGCGTTGAAATTAAAGAGTATTTCATCGAAGTTTTGATACTAGTTGACTGAAGGTTTGATGCTAGCCCATTCGCGCTGGATGCTGCACGATgcaacattctatctcccgcTGGTTGCTGCATAGCACAACATTGAATCTCTCGCTGGTTGCTGcatagcgcagcatgctttttatttcatgtttctaggtgctacagaggcttagatattaaggttttggtagacgttgacaattcttagtattttttcagaaaaccctcaggaaataaggttatttagtctagaatgccataggattctattggcgtttttagcaggcattttaggagtaaatgggcTAGTTGACTGACTGGTTTCTCAGCAGAGTAACTGGTGCTCATGCCCCCGATGcctgatgcaggcagctcagaCATTCTCACCATCTGCTTGATGCATAAATACGtaagagcacagagagagagagagagagtgtggagagaaagagagagagagagagagagagcggaaatTAAACACTTATTTACACACCTCAATGGTAATTGCAGAAATTAGTTTTTTTCTTGCAGCCTTGACAAAACAAATTTTTTTTGGAAACACTTCCCTTTTCCTTTTGAATAAGTAATCAGACCAAGCATCAGCCTAAACATTTAGTatattccatgttttttttacatggaAAAGTTTGGTGAACTGGAACTGTACAAACCTCTGAGCTGGAGGACAAaagaatgcatttttttaaattgaatATCGGCACAAGCTCTTTCAGGGCATAGTTAACATGTATCATATGAGTTTGTCTAGTGATGTGATGCGTGTATGGTTTGCGTGTATTTAGGTCTTTGCGGGGGCCAAATAACCTTGAGGAAAACACTCTCAATTGGCTGGCAGGGACTCGACAGACACAGCTGTGTGAACATGTGATCCACATTATGGTTCTCCTCCTATGACtttggggattttttttttacactctttctctcttttgtgaacacacacacatggtcccTGGAGAGCACGGGCAATGTGTGTGATGCCAGCAGGACCCTGTCTCTGGATCATTgtttccagagagagagagagagagagtctcaaTCTTAATTTCCATCTGGATTGGTATTGATCGAAGCACACGACTACTATCCTGGGGGGACTGTGAGGCAGATGAAAGTAATTTGAAACTCATCAGCAGAGaatctctttttccctctctccccctctctctctccccccctctctcactacccctctctctctccccctctctctctctctccccctctctctctctcccctctctcaacccctctctctctcctctcccctctctcactctcccctctctctctcccccctctctctctccccctctctctctctctctccccctctctctctctacccctctctctctctccccctctctctctttccccctctctctctacccctcctcATCCCCTTTTTATTTACTCATTAGTTTCTCTTTTTTCCGTGCTCTTCATTGTAAATGAACAGCACTTCAGGGACAGCAGTTCTCTGCCTTGTGTTATAATGAATGTGAGGTTGACGTCCTTTCAAAAGCAATTCAGATAAAAGCTGTAACATGCACAAGCACTCAGTACCAGCAGAGAGGCTTCTAAAAGTGCTATAAACTGACAACACCTTTGGGGAAAAACAATCAAATCTCCACATATTTCCCCAAATACTTGGCAGGATAAACCAAAAAGCTGTCATTCACATTGGCTCCTTTACAGGCCTTCTGGAGAGAGTCCCAGACAGTGTTAATAGAGACGTGCTGTAGAATGTTTCAACTGGATCTCTGGCTATTTGAACACAACGAGGGCTTCCCCGTACCCCAATCCAAACCCACCTAGAgtccgtctcacacacactggtctcTGGTTCAGTCACCACCTCACAGCTACCATCCCTTCTGCCCCACACaaacaagatggctgcaaagaaATGTAATAACAGTTACAATCAGCTTGGCTCCCCTGTAGAAAAACACATGGTATTTGCCTGTTTTGCCTATAGTCTGCTGAATCATAGTGTTTCATGAGTTTGCGCCTAGCCAGACCCACTGGTACGGACACATACCCACACTGTTAGACagattttctctcctttttaaCCGCCAATTAACCAATGTTCCCACATTCCTTTGGCTGGGGTGTGCGCAGGCAGGCGGTCATGTGGCGGAGCTAAACATGGAGCCCATAAACCTGAATGAAGATGCTCACAGTCCCTCCTGAGCAGGAACGTGGCTCTGAAGGGCCATTATGCAGGAGGACTGAGAGCTTCTTTTGCTTTATGCGTGACAGTACAGGGGTAGCTATGTTGAAGGCTGAGACTGACCGCCTGTTAAGGGTGTGGGTATGTAGTGTGTGGACAACAAATAAAGGTATTCATAATCATATCAAAGATCTTAGAACGTAGCGCTCTATAATCTTTGATTCATATGCATttctaaaacggatagttccggtccttgattatgattggcacAAACATACGCCTTGAGCGCatttctatattactgcgctagcACAGCTcgatcagagagggttaaagcggattTGAGAACAGCTATGGGGCTCCGCGTGCACGTCGTGCCTAACAaggccccttagctgttctcaAATCAGTGTGACCTACAGCGCTTACTGCTTAAATGCATGGCTCATTCACAACACCTCCATAATGAACTCACTTATTgagtgtagg encodes the following:
- the prickle2b gene encoding prickle-like protein 2b, translated to MFSRSSKKRQISQKISSLDDPERGQPCNACGDQCPGFTLHKWRKICLHCKCAREEHAVSAMQLEMEKTVTKLMYDFQRNSTSDDDSGCALEEYAWVPPGLKPEQVHQYYSSLPEDKVPYVNSPGEKYRIKQLLHQLPPHDNEVRTPSPTHPIPTSRLHLAQPAPARRNLGRGNVRPFPVTMTGAICEQCGGQITGGDIAVFASRAGHGVCWHPRCFVCSMCDELLVDLIYFHQDGKIYCGRHHAERLKPRCSACDEIIFADECTEAEGRHWHMKHFCCFECETVLGGQRYIMKEGRPYCCGCFESLYAEYCDSCGEHIGIDQGQMTYDGQHWHATEACFCCARCKKSLLGRPFLPKQGQIFCSRACSVGEDPNGSDSSDSAFQSARSRESRRCAKAGKNGNVHATNGHANGVGQDQQGRFSADVDPLSLQMDLLSLSSQTPSLTREPPSWKGHGEAYPYESRANTTPSPLQLLSQCNIRTSYNPTPTSGKAGEQRAKDPGHLNKRPPISALKGHSFNENWYSGPDDYSPPKLKTQPSFNDVSHNGFSEKRSVSLHVFQRDRDLDTQGGRSRNPISALSFTEQLTPLEQTPRGSMESLALSNATGTSADGGGKRQEQLSRFSMPDLSKDSGMNVSEKSNMGTLNSSVQFRSSESLRSLTSVQPYMEMDVPVAVKYPLQYHHQPSVVSALPPGFAYQEEDRLSLVSNANSARLPAMSDRERGMRGGRGNGPVEEPRRRHHHHHRRSRRSRRSRSENALNLAADRRVPAHERPQRRVCEDYDRFPPPRGQQDALGGRGGGGGSHFRQQPFRQCPRTTSDLTLQNAAALRPRGLRLGWDDYEDYADEDDWCSTCSSSSESDDEGFFLGEPIPRPMQLRYMTSEELLQKYSSGGLAGPGQIGSRGQLHTRKRRKSKNCIIS